A part of Terriglobales bacterium genomic DNA contains:
- a CDS encoding TetR/AcrR family transcriptional regulator, giving the protein MPKRNSTARSTAATARNGGKYQRILDAAIEVIAQHGYASSRVTDIASRARVADGTIYLYFQNKEELLMEAINSAFAGFLTRARSELQQLHDPRERLRRLAFLHLSMLGGDRDLAVVFQTELRHSAKFLAQFSTQHLVDYFELIRNEVREGQRLGLFRPELSDKIAANCFFGALDEMVTSWVLSQHDYPLGGATDAVVDVILQGLENRKSGS; this is encoded by the coding sequence GTGCCAAAAAGGAACTCCACGGCTCGCTCCACCGCTGCCACCGCCCGCAATGGCGGCAAGTATCAGCGCATCCTCGATGCAGCCATTGAGGTGATCGCGCAGCACGGCTACGCCAGCTCGCGTGTGACCGACATCGCGTCCCGCGCCCGCGTGGCCGACGGCACCATCTACCTGTACTTCCAGAACAAGGAAGAATTGCTGATGGAGGCCATCAACAGCGCCTTCGCCGGCTTCCTCACCCGGGCCCGGTCCGAGCTCCAGCAGCTCCATGACCCCCGCGAGCGCCTCCGCCGACTGGCGTTTCTGCATCTCTCCATGCTGGGCGGCGACCGCGATCTCGCCGTCGTCTTCCAGACCGAGCTGCGCCACAGCGCCAAGTTCCTGGCGCAGTTCTCGACCCAACACTTGGTAGACTACTTCGAGCTCATCCGAAACGAGGTCCGCGAGGGTCAGCGCCTGGGGCTTTTCCGCCCCGAGCTCTCCGACAAGATCGCCGCCAATTGTTTCTTCGGCGCCCTGGACGAGATGGTCACGTCCTGGGTGCTCAGCCAGCACGATTACCCGCTCGGCGGCGCCACCGACGCGGTCGTAGACGTCATCCTGCAAGGACTGGAGAACCGAAAGAGTGGCAGTTAG